The region TCCTGCAGCACGGCTTGCGTGTGGCCGGCAACCGATAGCCCATTCGCGACGAGATTCAGCGCATCGGTTGCGCCCGACGTGAAGACGAGCAGGTGCTCGCCGTTCGCGCCGACGAAGCGCGCGAGCGTGTCGCGCGCGCGTTCGTAAGCGTCGGTCGCCCGCTGGCTGAGCGTGTGGACGCCGCGGTGGATGTTCGCGCGATCGCGCTCGTCGAAGCCGCGCATCGCGGCGAGGACGGGCTGCGGCACGTGCGTCGTCGCCGCGTTGTCGAGATACGCGAGCGGCGCGCCGTTCACGCGCTGCGCAAGCGCCGGAAACGCGCTCGCCATCATCGTGGCCGAACGCAGCATGTCACCCATGGCGTGCCTCCGTTTGTTCGGCGAGATGCCGCGAGACTTCGCGCGCGAGCAGTGCGTCGCCGCCGAGCGCTTCCAGCCTGCCCGGCGTGTCGATGCCGTGCGCGAGCGCCGCGCGCGCCATGCCCGCGACGATCATCGCCAGCGCATCGCGGCGGTCGAGCCCGCGCTGGCAGGCGTAGAAGAGCGCATCCTCGGGCAACGCGCCCCACGTCGCGCCATGCGCGGCCTGCACATCGTCGTGATGGATTTCGAGGTGCGGCCGCAGCACGACGCGCGGCTCGCCGCTCGTCGGAATGCCGCTCAGGCGCTGCCGCAGATCGGCTCCCGACGCGCCCGCGGCGATCGACGAGAACGCATTCGCGACGATCTGCGCATGGCCGCTCGCGAGCGCGAGCGTGTCGATCGCGCTTCGCGTGCGCGGCGCCGCGTGCGCCGCGCGTACCTGTTGCTCGAGCTTCGCTTGCGACGACGCGAACAACACGCCGGATGCGCGGGCCACGGCGCGTTCGCCGCGCAGTTCGAGCACCGTGCGTTGCAGGTGGTATTCGCTGCCCGACGCGAGCAGCGATTGCCGGTATTGCGCGTCGCGCTGAAGGCACACGTGCACGTGATGCGCGATCCGATCGCGCGCGCCCGGCGTGGCGATGCGCAGATGGTCGAGCGACGCGCCGGCGCCGAGCCGAACATACGCGTGCAGATTCTGCGTGAGCGGCGCGTCGCGGCCGGCGGCGTGCTCGTGAGACTCCACGAGCACGCAATGCACGCCCGGCATGACGTCGATCACGACGAGCGGCGCTTCGGCGCGCCCCTGCGCCGGCAGCCGCAGTTGCAGCATCGTGGACGCGCGCTGCGCGGGGCCGCTGCCGATACGCAGTCGCAAGCCCGTTTCGCACAGCGCGCGATGCGCCCAGAAAAACGGCGCGGCGTCATCGTCCGGCGACGTCGGCAAGTCCGCGAACAACGCGGCGCGCTCGGCGCGATCCGCGGTGCCGAGCCAGCATGCGTCGACCTGTTCGAGCGAGCCGGAGCCGACGGGCGCGAGCAGCCAGGCGGCGTGCGCGGCGGCGCCCGGCGGGCGCGCCGCGTCCGCTCGGTCGGCTTCGGCGTCGAGCCATGTATCGGCCGCGGGCGGCGGCAGATGGCGGAACGATTCGTGGTGGCGCGAGATCCAGCCGTGTTGCGCGAGTTGGGCTCGCGCGGCGGCCCGGTCGGTGGCGGTCGTCGTCATCGCTTCAGGCCTGCGCGAGTGCGTCCGAGCGCGCGAAGCCCTTGGCCGCGATGTCGCGGGCGAGTGCGAGATCGCCGGATTCGGCGATGCGCCCGCGATCGAGCAACAGCACCGTATCGGGCACGAGCGCTTCGATCATCTGCAGATAATGCGAGACGATCACGAACGCGGTGCCTTGCTCGCGCAGCCGGCCGATCAGGGCGACCGCCGCGCGCACGCCGTCGACGTCCATTCCCGAGTCGATCTCGTCGAGCATCGCGAGCCGCGGGCACAGCAGCGCGAGCTGCAGCAGCTCGTTGCGCTTGCGCTCGCCGCCCGAGACGGCGCGCGCGCGCTCCTGCACGCTCATCGCGAGCAGGTCCTGCCCGCCGAAGCGCACGTGGCCGTGCGTCGCGCGATACGCGGGATGGCCCGCGAGCGTCATGCCGAGCGTGCTCTTGCCGCTGCCGTTCGCGCCCATCAGCACGACGAGCGCGCCCGCCGGCACGGCGAGCGATACCGACTGCAGCACGCGGCGCTTCGCGACTTCGACGCTCAGGTCGAATACCTGCAGCAGGGGTTCGGATCGATTCATGGCGATTCCTTCGTTTGTCATGTGTGGGGTCAGCCGACGGCGCCCTCGAGCGACATCGCGAGTAATGCCTTCGCCTCGAGCGCGAACTCCATCGGCAGCGCTTCGAGCACCGCCTGGCAGAAGCCGCCGACGATGAGCGCCGTCGCTTCCTGCGGATCGATGCCGCGCTGCTGGCAATAGAACAGGCGATCTTCGGAGATGCGCGTCGTCGTCGCCTCGTGCTCGACGACGGCGTCGCCGCGCGCGCTCTCGACATACGGAAACGTATGCGCGCCGCATTGCGGGCCGATCAGCAGCGAATCGCACTGCGTATGGTTGCGCGCGCCTTCGGCGTGCGCGCGACGCGCACGAGCCCGCGATAGCTGTTCTGCGCGCGGCCCGCGCTGATGCCTTTCGAGACGATCCGGCTGCGCGTGTTGCGGCCGAGATGGATCATCTTCGTGCCGGTGTCGGCCTGCTGGCAGTGGTTCGATACGGCGATCGAATGGAACTCGCCGCTCGATTCGTCGCCGCGCAGCACGACGCTCGGATATTTCCACGTGATCGCGGAACCCGTCTCGATCTGCGTCCACGCGATCCGCGAGCGCGCCCCCGCGCACAGGCCGCGCTTGGTCACGAAGTTGTAGATGCCGCCCACGCCGTCCGCGTCGCCCGGATACCAGTTCTGCACGGTCGAGTACTTGATGTGCGCGTCGTCGTGCGCGACGAGCTCGACGACGGCCGCGTGCAGCTGATGCTCGTCGCGCTGCGGCGCGGTGCAGCCTTCGAGATAGCCGACGTGGCTGCCGGGCTCCGCGATGATCAGCGTGCGCTCGAACTGGCCGGTGTTTTGCGCGTTGATCCGGAAGTACGACGAGAGCTCCATCGGGCAGTGCACGCCTTGCGGCACGTAGACGAACGAGCCGTCGGAGAACACGGCCGAGTTCAGCGCCGCATAGAAATTGTCGGCGGGCGGCACGACGGTGCCGAGGTAGCGCTCGATCAGTTCGGGGTGATGCTCGACCGCGTGCGAGAACGAGCAGAAGATCACGCCCGCTTCGGCGAGCTGCTCGCGAAACGTCGTGCCGACCGATACCAAATCGAACACGGCGTCCACCGCGACGCCCGCGAGCCGGGCGCGCTCGTGCAGCGGCACGTTCAGCTTTTCGTAGGTTTCGAGCAGCTTCGGGTCGACTTCGTCGAGGCTCTTTGGCTGATCCTTCAGCGATTTCGGCGCCGAGTAGTACGACTGCGCCTGGAAATCGATCGGCGCGATGCGCAGCTTGCCCCAATCGGGCGGCGACATCGCGAGCCAGCGCTCGAATGCGGCGAGCCGCCATTTCAGCAGGAACGCCGGTTCGCGCTTGCGGCGCGAGATCTCCCGAACGACGCCCTCGTCGAGGCCCGGCGGTAGCGAATCGGATTCGATATCGGTCACGAAGCCGTGCCGGTACGTTTGTTCGAGCGCTCTGGCGAGCGGCGTGGGTTGATCGACGTTGAGCATGGGCGAATCCATGTAGAGCAGGGCGGTAGCCTCCGCGCGGTTCGACGTGCGACGCGCGGCGCGACTCGGTTCGGTCGTTGGCCTTAATTGTTGTATATGGTATGCATCTATTTGGCGGGCCGCAAGCGTGCGTTCGGAGACCCTGCTTCGAGTCGTGTCTTTGCCGCAGGGGCGCGGCGGGGCGCGGCCGGCAAACGAGGCGGCGGCGCCCGCGCGTGCGACAAGAGGCCGCAGTCGCGCGACGGGCAGCGGGGGTCGCATCAGCCACGAGGATGCGTGTTCGAACGACGCGGCGGCCCGCTGGAGTTCACGGTGGGGATGACGCGCGAGACTGCTTCGGCATCCTTCTCGATCGGGGACGGATGCGCGAGGGCGACGATGCGCCGCGGTGCCGGCATGCTTCGCACCGCGGTCGCGGCAGTAGCGGCTGCCGCCGCATCGCACGTCGCCCGCGGCGCGGCGGCGCGTTCGAACGCCGCGCGGGCAGGTCAACCGGCCTTGCCGTCGATACGCGGCGCGGTCAGATAGCCGGTGTAACGCAATGCATACACCGCGAACGCGGCCACCCAGCACGCGCCCGCGACGTCGATCCAGACGCGCGTCGCATCGGGCGCGATCCACGGTGCGAACACGCGCACGAGCGCGGCCGCGATCAGCAGCCAGTAACACGCGATTTCGGCGGGCCCCGCGCGCAGCGGCCGGCCCGTATGGCCGAGCGCGGTGCGCGTGATCATCGCGACGATCGCGCCGCCGATCACGCCCACCGTCAGCGCATGGATCGCGAGCGAATGGGGCGCGACGTCGAGCGCGGCGAGCGCGAGCATCGCGAAGCCCACCGGCACCCAGGCGTACGCGACATGCAGGATCCACAGGATCGGCCGTGCGCCGACGCGCCACGAACGCCAGCCGACGATGCGCGTTGCGTGCAGCGCAGCCGCGGCGAACGCGACGGCCGCGACGATCGCGCCCGGCAGTCGGGCCGCGTCCGCGCAGAGCGCGAGCACCGTCGCCGGGGCGGCGAGCGTCTCGACCCATTTCCAGCGCTTGACCGTGAAGCCGGGAATCGCGTTCATCGTGAAGGTTGGCACGATGCGGCCCGCGATCACGACGACGAACAGCATGACGAAGCCGACCGCCGCGTAGGCGGCCTGCAGCGCGAGGTCGAGGCGCCCATGCGCGGCCCACCCGTGAAAGAGCGCGTTGAGCGCACCGAACAGGAAGAGCGCGACGGTCAGGAACACATTGCGGTGGTTGCGCGCGGCGAGCAGCACGCGCAGCAGGAGGATCGCGGTGATCGGCAAGAACGCGGAATCGACCACGGCGGCGAGCGGCTCCGGTCCCGCCCAGACGAGCAGGCGGCCGGCCGCCCACGGCAGCCATAGCGCGGCGAGCGGTGCGCCGTGCAGTGTCTCGCGCGACGTCCATGCGCGAATCGCCGTGAGCAGGAAGCCGACGATGATCGCGGCGGAGAACCCGAACACCATTTCATGAACGTGCCAGGCGAGCCCGCTTATCGCGGGCGACAGGCCGGCCACCGCATGGCCGCGCAGCGATGCGAGCCAAAGCGCGATCGAGACGATCCCGAAATAGGCGCCGCCGAGATAGAACGGTCTGAAGCCGAGCCGTAGCACCGGCAGGCCGGTGGGCTGCCGAGACGGTTGTGGGGTCGCGAGCGGGATCTTCACATTGGCTCTCCAGTTAAGATGCATTTATTATGTATCTTAATGCGTGAAGCGAGGCGGGTCCAATGCTCGTGCGCGCCGGCGCGGTGCGATTGCGCTTCGGTCGCGTGCCGCTCGATCGAAGGCGCGACGGTCGGCCGCGGCGCGCGCGACATGCCGCCCGAGCGGGGCGGACGTGCGGATGAAACTAGGCCGGAGCGGATGTCCGGCCCCATCGCAAGTTTGATCTACATCAAGCAAGGCTCCGGAAAACGGAACATTGCTTGGATGCGGCACAGCGACGCATGAATGCGAATGCGCGGCGCGGGCGCGAACAAATGACGCAGCGGCCGCGAGCCGTGTGACAGGGCGCGTGCGGGCGGCGCGCATCGCGTATGCGGTTGCGGCGGCGCGCGGGCCATCGCGCAATTTGTGCGGTGTACAGAAGATTTCGATGCGTGATCGGATGATTGATCTTGCTTAAGTATCGGGCCGAACGATCCGTATACGGAAAGGCGGCCGTAAAGGTCGTCTCATCACATCGAAAAGGGGCAAGAATGAGCAAGCATGTATTTGGACCGGGTATGCGCCTGATGGCGCGCATGAAGCTGCCCAGGAAGCTCGTGATTCTCGCCGCGCTGTTCATCGTGCCGCTCGTCGCCGCGCTCTATGCGACGCTCGCCGTCGCCTGGCACGCTTATGCGACGACGCAGGGCGAGCGCGACGGCATCTCGATCCTCGAAACGACGCAGGATTTGTTGAAGGCGGTGCAGGTACGGCGCGGCGCGGGCGCTTCGGTGCTCGCGGGCAACGAAGCAATGCGCGCGAAGTTCGACGCGGCGAGCGCGAGCGCCGGCCGTCTCGCGGCGACGCTCAAGCAGCAGGTGCGCGGCACCGACCGGTTCGACATCGTCGCGGCGGTGGACGCGCTCGCGAGCGAATACGGCAAGGTGGCGGCGGGCGGACTCGGCACGTCCGCGGCCGCGCTGTTCGGTTCGCACACCGACGTGATCCATGCGATCTTCCT is a window of Burkholderia mallei ATCC 23344 DNA encoding:
- a CDS encoding NnrS family protein; protein product: MKIPLATPQPSRQPTGLPVLRLGFRPFYLGGAYFGIVSIALWLASLRGHAVAGLSPAISGLAWHVHEMVFGFSAAIIVGFLLTAIRAWTSRETLHGAPLAALWLPWAAGRLLVWAGPEPLAAVVDSAFLPITAILLLRVLLAARNHRNVFLTVALFLFGALNALFHGWAAHGRLDLALQAAYAAVGFVMLFVVVIAGRIVPTFTMNAIPGFTVKRWKWVETLAAPATVLALCADAARLPGAIVAAVAFAAAALHATRIVGWRSWRVGARPILWILHVAYAWVPVGFAMLALAALDVAPHSLAIHALTVGVIGGAIVAMITRTALGHTGRPLRAGPAEIACYWLLIAAALVRVFAPWIAPDATRVWIDVAGACWVAAFAVYALRYTGYLTAPRIDGKAG
- a CDS encoding ATP-binding cassette domain-containing protein, producing the protein MNRSEPLLQVFDLSVEVAKRRVLQSVSLAVPAGALVVLMGANGSGKSTLGMTLAGHPAYRATHGHVRFGGQDLLAMSVQERARAVSGGERKRNELLQLALLCPRLAMLDEIDSGMDVDGVRAAVALIGRLREQGTAFVIVSHYLQMIEALVPDTVLLLDRGRIAESGDLALARDIAAKGFARSDALAQA
- the sufD gene encoding Fe-S cluster assembly protein SufD — protein: MTTTATDRAAARAQLAQHGWISRHHESFRHLPPPAADTWLDAEADRADAARPPGAAAHAAWLLAPVGSGSLEQVDACWLGTADRAERAALFADLPTSPDDDAAPFFWAHRALCETGLRLRIGSGPAQRASTMLQLRLPAQGRAEAPLVVIDVMPGVHCVLVESHEHAAGRDAPLTQNLHAYVRLGAGASLDHLRIATPGARDRIAHHVHVCLQRDAQYRQSLLASGSEYHLQRTVLELRGERAVARASGVLFASSQAKLEQQVRAAHAAPRTRSAIDTLALASGHAQIVANAFSSIAAGASGADLRQRLSGIPTSGEPRVVLRPHLEIHHDDVQAAHGATWGALPEDALFYACQRGLDRRDALAMIVAGMARAALAHGIDTPGRLEALGGDALLAREVSRHLAEQTEARHG